The Pediococcus inopinatus region GTTTTCGAAATATTGACAACTTCTTTATCCGGATTAGTTTAATTCATGAGTAAACAAAAAGCACATTCACCGAAGTGAATGTGCCGTTCAAAATCTCCACCAATACGATTTGACAGAGACCCAAAAATCTCTACCAATACAGTTTGACAGAGACCCGAAAATGTGTTCGATAAGGCAGCTTCCTCCGCTTAGCTACGATTAACAAACGGTCCCAAGTGCGGACCATTCGTCAATCTAGGCTATGCTCAGAAGCTAACCGCCTTGTCTCACACTCTAAAATTTGCCACTTTCGACATCACGGAGATAATCTGCCAAATGTTTGAAGTAAACAGGGGCATTATCAATCATATGATGGTGACCACCGTTTGGCGTTGTGACCAAACGTGAATTTGGAATTGCTTGTGCCATTCGTTGTGCGGACTTCAGTGGCATTGTTTCATGTTCACCGAAAGTTAACAACGTTGGGACTTTAATCTTGTGGATTTGATCACGAATATCCCATTCTTTTAGTTTCCCAGTAACAACAAATTCATTGTCACCTTGGAAAGCGTTATAAACAGGGACAGCCATTGTGTCAACCAAATGAGAAATTGCTGGTGGCTGCTTACGATCGACGTAGCCTTCGTTTAAAACCTCAACAAGCTCTTGGTAACGTTCATTATGCCAATCACCATTCTTTTCGCAATCGCGCATGAATTGGGCATCTTTAGGAGAAAGAGCTTCATCACGGATAGCGTCTTGGTGCTCTAAATATTCATCAATGTTATCTACCATGCTGGAAATGATGGCACCCTTTAAATGGCTACCGTATTTTAAAGCGTAAAGCATGGTTAATGCACCGCCCCAAGATTGACCAATCAAGTAGAAGTGGTCAATCCCTAACTTTTGACGAACTTCTTCAACTTCATCCAAGAAGTAGTCGTAAGTTAGGTATTTAGCAGCAATTTTTGGATCTGAATAATCAGGTTGGTCAGAATACCATGATCCTAATTGATCATAATAATGAACCTGCACGTTTAAGCCTTGTTTCTTGAGCTCATCATGGAAATTTTCCCAGTATTCATGATTCCCACCAGGGCCACCATGCAATGCTAGTAAATGAATCTGACTATCTTCGCCATCTGTGTGTGACCACAAATGGTAGCCGTTGTTCAACGTTAAAATCTTTGTTCCTTGTTTCACTAGATCACCCTATTTCGTTTTAGTTAACCCTTATTCTAGCAAAACTAAGGCAACTACTCAATGTTTCGGTTTTGTTTTTGAACCCGTT contains the following coding sequences:
- a CDS encoding proline-specific peptidase family protein, whose product is MKQGTKILTLNNGYHLWSHTDGEDSQIHLLALHGGPGGNHEYWENFHDELKKQGLNVQVHYYDQLGSWYSDQPDYSDPKIAAKYLTYDYFLDEVEEVRQKLGIDHFYLIGQSWGGALTMLYALKYGSHLKGAIISSMVDNIDEYLEHQDAIRDEALSPKDAQFMRDCEKNGDWHNERYQELVEVLNEGYVDRKQPPAISHLVDTMAVPVYNAFQGDNEFVVTGKLKEWDIRDQIHKIKVPTLLTFGEHETMPLKSAQRMAQAIPNSRLVTTPNGGHHHMIDNAPVYFKHLADYLRDVESGKF